The window GCGATGCGCAGCGTCTGAATACCGCCAAACTGATGAGCGACGTCAACGACCATTTATCAGAAAAATTTGGACTAAAGAATCTGGTCCTCAAATTTTCGTTTCCTAGCTTGATGCTGGATTACCCAAGCATCGATCAAAAAGGCCTGAAGCGGGAAGATGTAGAAAACGCGATCGCCCGCTTTTTATCTAACTACCCTGGCGTAGCAAATACCTACACCCGCACGCAGTTGAGTAACGGCAATTTACCTAACTCGCGCCAAGCCAAGCTGATGCAACGCGGCTGGAATCAGCAAGTGTCTGGCGACGTCATGATCGTTACCAAACCATATTGGTACTTCGGCAGCGGCACCACCGGCACATCACATGGATCGCCTTATAACTATGACACCAACGTACCATTGATGATCATGGGTAAGCGCTGGATTAAACCGGGTGCTTATGCGGAATATGCCGAAGTCGTCGATATCGCCCCAACACTGGCGCACCTGTTACATGTGCGCCCGCCTAGCGGCAGCGAGGGTCGGGTTTTAAACGAGATTATCAAGGCCGATGCCGTTAAATAAACGGCAGCGTTGCCAAGGTCTGGTCGCTAGGGTCTGTTGACAATTAAATCGTGAGATTTATTTGTCAACAGACTGACAGACCCTAGCCATTTGCATGGATGATTCTTACGATTCATATCAATTTGTAAGCAAGCTTTTAGAATTGATGCGAATGGCTACAATGATGTTAAGCCCCGAATATCTGGGCGAAATGCAGGGAGTGATTAAGGATGAATCCGTCCCTCTTTTCAACATCAAACGCAAGGAGAATTAACATGCTTCCAGCAAGCAAAGTAAGCAACGCAGCTACAGCGATCTTGGGCGCGCTAATGGCGATCGGTCTGATGTTGACGGCGCAAACTGCCATGGCAGGCGAAGCCAAAGTCAATTGGATAGCACCAGAAAAATTTACCGACATCCGCAGCGCCAACGAGACGCAAGAGAACGCACAAGCCAACCTGATTAAAACATTTGATGGGATTTTTGCCGATCTGGCAAAACGATTACCCGATGGCTACCAGCTAGAAATCAATGTCACTGATCTGGATCTGGCAGGTGAAATCAGACATGGCTTTGCAGGTGGACTACAAGATGTGCGGATAGTCAAAGCCATCGACTGGCCAAAAATGTCATTCTCTTATTCACTCAAAAATGATAAGCAGGAAGTCGTCGCCTCTGGCAAAGAAGATTTGCGCGACATGGATTTTCAGTCCAAACCTGATTTCAGTTATAGCGGCTTTAGATATGAAGAGCAGATGCTGAAAGATTGGTTTAAACATCAGCAAAGAAAAGATGTGTTCCCGACCCGTGATAAGTGAGCCGCTACCTTTGTCATCGGGATTTCTTTGACATTTTATGATCACTTTCAATATACTCCCCCTTATTTTATGAAAATATGGTCTATTGTCCAATGATTCTCTGGACGATTAAATATACATATCAGGAGTATATAAATATCAGATTTATGCAAAGCTGACTTCCATTGAGAGAATCCAGTCCTGCAGCAAACTCAAACATCAGCAATAACACCAGCAACAGCGTCATCAAAAGTCAAAGCCAAAAACAAAAGCCGTTCAGTCTAAACTGAACGGCTTTTTGTTTTTCAATAATTCGGATTAGCTTTAATCCAAATCCATTGTGCTAAACACTAGCGCGTTTGTGATGTACCAGGTACGCAAACCCTTTGAGCAAAGAGCGGAACACAAAGCGCAATAAGGTCAAGGTCAACAAGGCTTCGATCAAGGTAACAAAGAAAGCAAAAATAGGATTCCAACGACTATTTCTATCCGCAAACTTGGCAAACATGCGGTCGCGTGCGATCTCAATACTGTCGTAGAAAGTCGGCACCACCAATAAGGTCAGCAAGGTGGAAGTGATCGTGCCGCCGATGATAGAAATTGCTAACGGACGATAAAACTCACCACCCTCACCCATGCCTATCGCCACCGGCAACATGCCTGCGATCAGGGCGAATGTCGTCATCAAAATAGGACGCAAACGCATACGGCCTGCGTACATTAATGAGGCTTCTCTATCATCACCGGACCCTTCTTGCTCATGTTTGCGGGCGCAGTCCAGCAACAAGATAGCATTTTTTGCGACCAGCCCCATCAGCATAATGATACCGATCATACTCATCAGATTGATGGTGGAGTGCGTCAACAGCAGCGCAATCATGACGCCGATCAAGCTTAAAGGGAGAGACAACATGACGGCCAAGGGCGCGGTAAAAGAGCCAAATTGCATGACCAGTATCAGATACATCAAGCCGATTCCCATGATCAGAGCAGTGATCATTTCGGTGAATAATTCTTTCTGATCTTTGGTCGAACCAGTTAATTCCAAGCCAAAGCCCGGCGGGAAGTTGATCGCTTTCGCAATCGCCAAGGCATCTGTCGTGACTTCACCAGGCGAGCGCCCTTGTGTATTGGCAGACACGGTAATCGTCCGTTTGCCGTTGGAGTGCTCAATCTTGGCCGGTCCTTTACCCATTGTAATTTTAGCGATCTGGTCGAGTGGCACCATCTTGTCGCTACCGCTGACTGCTACCGGCAAATGCTCGATGTTTTCGGCGCTGACTCTGTCATCTGGATGCAAACGCACTGCCACATCGCGCGCCTCGCCAGTGGGATCTACCCAGTCGCCTACCTCAACCCCGGCAAACGCTACACGCAAAGCCTGTGCGGTGTCGTTGACAGAAATCCCCAAGGCATTGGCAAAGCCACGATTGAGTTCAATCTGCAATTCGTCCTTAGGATCTTGCTCAGACAAACCGACGTCGACCGCGCCATTGACTGCGCGTAATTTCTCAATAAAGTCACCGGTAATCTGGAGCAATTTACGAGAATCCGTGCCGTAAAAATTGATCTGAACAGGCTTACCGCCGCCATTGCTCAAGTCTTCTTGCACGACATATTCTGCACCGATCAGGCTACCAACTAGCTTACGCAGTTCGGCACCGATTTCAACTGCAGATCGTTTACGCAGCGTACTTTTGCCGATATCCACATACACACGTCCACCGGCTGAATTGACGTTGCTATTGGTGGCAACTGTCTCTTTAATCGTGCGTGCCAGTGTCGCTGCAGCTTCTACTTTTAAGCGGGCATAATCAATACTGGAGCTCGATGGTGTGCGCACATTAATGATAATCGTACCGTTGTCAGAGGCAGGGAAAAAGCTGGTGCCGCCGTATTTTCCAAACAAGCCGATTGCCAGTACCAAACTCATGATAGCGATCAACGCCATCCAGATCCGGTGATGTAAAGCCCAGGCAATGATGCGGCCATAACGATCTGCCTGATGATCAAACCAGGTATTAAATTTGGCGAGTTGCAGACTCAATCCTGTCTTCGGTTTCTCATGATGACCGATAGGATCACCCCAATACGCCGACAACATCGGGTCCAGCGTAAAGGAGATAAACAGACTGACCAGAACGGAACTGGTCACAGTTAATGCAAATGGGCGAAACCATTCGCCAGACACACCCGGCATAAACGCTACAGGGATAAATACGGCAATGATAGAGAATGTCGTCGCAGCAACGGCAAGACCAATTTCACTGGTGCCGTTGAGCGCAGCAGTGCGCCGGTCTGATCCCATCTCCATATGCCTGACGATATTCTCGCGTACCACAATGGCATCATCAATCAAGACCCCGACCGCCAGCGACAGACCCAGTAAAGTCATAAAATTCAAAGTAAAGCCGCACAGCCAGAT of the Undibacterium sp. 5I1 genome contains:
- a CDS encoding DUF3016 domain-containing protein; protein product: MLPASKVSNAATAILGALMAIGLMLTAQTAMAGEAKVNWIAPEKFTDIRSANETQENAQANLIKTFDGIFADLAKRLPDGYQLEINVTDLDLAGEIRHGFAGGLQDVRIVKAIDWPKMSFSYSLKNDKQEVVASGKEDLRDMDFQSKPDFSYSGFRYEEQMLKDWFKHQQRKDVFPTRDK
- a CDS encoding efflux RND transporter permease subunit, encoding MFLSDFSIKRPIAMIVIIVGLMCIGLLALKKLKVNERPNVEIPALIVSFPYPGASPESVEREIINRVEKSLQSISGVDNISSTANEGSATIVLGFTFTKNMIEAAEEVRNAIGAVRYKLPTEMREPILQRIDPNAQPIMQLALSSSTLNHAEISRMAEDQLADKFRAIDGVSVVTVNGSLKRELSILLRAQKMREYNVSAAEVVNALRNQNTTAPVGKVRGKLNEESIRLIGRIESPAEFEQIVIKQRGSEVVRLAQVATIKDDFAEINGFSIRNGNANVGIAITRSRDASTVSVANKIRDLTTEISKTLPAGTKFEVTQDGGKNAENSLNNVIDSLMFGAVLTIFVVYVFLNSWRSTLITALSLPTSVIAAFIAIWLCGFTLNFMTLLGLSLAVGVLIDDAIVVRENIVRHMEMGSDRRTAALNGTSEIGLAVAATTFSIIAVFIPVAFMPGVSGEWFRPFALTVTSSVLVSLFISFTLDPMLSAYWGDPIGHHEKPKTGLSLQLAKFNTWFDHQADRYGRIIAWALHHRIWMALIAIMSLVLAIGLFGKYGGTSFFPASDNGTIIINVRTPSSSSIDYARLKVEAAATLARTIKETVATNSNVNSAGGRVYVDIGKSTLRKRSAVEIGAELRKLVGSLIGAEYVVQEDLSNGGGKPVQINFYGTDSRKLLQITGDFIEKLRAVNGAVDVGLSEQDPKDELQIELNRGFANALGISVNDTAQALRVAFAGVEVGDWVDPTGEARDVAVRLHPDDRVSAENIEHLPVAVSGSDKMVPLDQIAKITMGKGPAKIEHSNGKRTITVSANTQGRSPGEVTTDALAIAKAINFPPGFGLELTGSTKDQKELFTEMITALIMGIGLMYLILVMQFGSFTAPLAVMLSLPLSLIGVMIALLLTHSTINLMSMIGIIMLMGLVAKNAILLLDCARKHEQEGSGDDREASLMYAGRMRLRPILMTTFALIAGMLPVAIGMGEGGEFYRPLAISIIGGTITSTLLTLLVVPTFYDSIEIARDRMFAKFADRNSRWNPIFAFFVTLIEALLTLTLLRFVFRSLLKGFAYLVHHKRASV